A stretch of DNA from Desulfobacterales bacterium:
TGGGGTACATGATGGCCATGGACAGGATATCGTGCTTTTTGCCTTTAAATTTGGACAGCCCCTTGTAGCCGGCTACGGCCACATCGCCCATGACTTCACCAATGACGGTTTCGCCCTTGTGCGCCAGCCGGACGTTTTCAACACTGGCGCCGGTAACCTCGGCCACCGCCCGGACCCCTTCTGCATATTTGGTCCAGATTTCGGCCACGCCACCACCGTAGGGGTAGTAAATCCCGCCAGTGCCGCCGGTTCCGATGGAAACGAATTCAGTGCGGGCCAGAGCCGGACCGCTAATCAATAAAATCGCACATAGCAGTAAAATGCCCGTGAGGACACATTTGGATCCTAGCTTTTTCATCTTAAACTTCCTCCTTAATTTCGGCTATG
This window harbors:
- a CDS encoding TAXI family TRAP transporter solute-binding subunit is translated as MKKLGSKCVLTGILLLCAILLISGPALARTEFVSIGTGGTGGIYYPYGGGVAEIWTKYAEGVRAVAEVTGASVENVRLAHKGETVIGEVMGDVAVAGYKGLSKFKGKKHDILSMAIMYPNLLQVVTLKKYGITNIEQIKGKNISSGSPGSGTNFMAETVFKALGIPLDSYSDSRLSFTESANALRDGT